In Propionicimonas paludicola, a single window of DNA contains:
- a CDS encoding ATP-dependent DNA helicase encodes MTFSNPEQLSAALGLPFSEEQLAAISAPLEPGVIIAGAGSGKTTVMAARVVWLVGSGQVRPEQVLGLTFTRKAAGELGLRVRRALTGAGVLEDQEAGEELILTYDAFAGRLVAEHGLLLGVESDARLITGAARYRLAARVVNNASGPLTQLSRLRPAMVVERLLQLSGELRSHLVEPDDVIAHAARVREQVAAAPRNNRGEVYADLKLAQAAAAERVELAELVADYERLKRELGYVEFADQMATAAALAQQVPSVGAALRREFAVVLLDEYQDTSAAQASLLRSLFSGSEPDRGQGHPVTAVGDPCQAIYGWRGAAANNILDFARQFPRSDGRPAAAYALTVNRRSGQEVLDAANHLAATVRADPALAAHGLSLDLVAPADTAPARVEAESFPTWPDEVAAIADRIVRLHDTGAVASWSQIAVLGRRNSQVAAVYAALAERDVPAEIVGLGGLLELPIVSEVVATLALLDDPGANPAAVQLLTSPRWAIGLPDLAALGRRAQELVGQTEERPSLLEAASDLGAGRFSPVARQRLARFAREFQSLRRHAADPVPELVTRVIATLGSVVEAEVAVRGGSRPLARFVQAVSDYAEVDAEAGLSGLLAYLDAEREYGTGLEQGLASQPDAVQVLTVHKAKGLEWEVVFVPGLATDVFPSDRVSGNWLRNAAVLPYPLRGDAVSLPELRSLDPAELSSFGAALGEQQRLSEDRLAYVAVTRARRLLVATTHTWEGTLIKPRAESDYFAAITEHAQRVERAEVTEDANPLLADVAPRHWPVLGDPERLRLLREAANPADEPQPGLLSVDAAERARSWRQAAERLVTAELAEREQVRRQVPAYLSVTALARLVKDPDGFAAQLSRPLPRLVTEAQRWGISFHRWLEGRFRDQLPLVDDVEDAELAGAEFERQRQAFEAGPYGALQPLAVEHPFTLVLGGRLIRGRIDAVFALPDGRHQVVDWKTGGARTSDPLQLACYRLAWAELNGLEPADVDAVFYDLQDGSIIRPEALGGRAELTALAGRFAD; translated from the coding sequence ATGACGTTCTCGAACCCCGAACAGCTTTCGGCAGCCCTCGGTCTGCCGTTCTCCGAGGAGCAGCTGGCCGCGATCAGCGCACCGCTGGAACCGGGGGTGATCATCGCCGGTGCCGGCTCGGGCAAGACCACGGTGATGGCCGCCCGGGTGGTCTGGCTGGTCGGCTCCGGGCAAGTGCGTCCCGAGCAGGTGCTCGGCCTGACGTTCACCCGCAAGGCGGCCGGCGAGCTGGGCCTGCGGGTGCGACGCGCGCTGACCGGGGCCGGCGTGCTGGAGGATCAGGAGGCCGGAGAGGAGCTGATCCTCACCTATGACGCGTTCGCCGGACGCCTGGTCGCCGAGCACGGCCTGCTGCTCGGCGTGGAGTCCGACGCCCGGCTGATCACCGGAGCGGCCCGCTACCGGCTGGCGGCCCGGGTGGTGAACAACGCCTCCGGACCGCTGACCCAGTTGTCCCGACTGCGCCCGGCCATGGTCGTGGAACGGCTGCTGCAGCTGTCCGGCGAACTCCGCTCGCATCTGGTCGAGCCGGACGACGTGATCGCCCATGCCGCCCGGGTGCGCGAGCAGGTGGCCGCCGCGCCCCGCAACAACCGTGGCGAGGTCTATGCCGACCTGAAGCTGGCTCAGGCGGCCGCGGCCGAGCGGGTCGAGCTGGCCGAACTGGTCGCTGACTACGAACGGCTCAAGCGTGAACTCGGCTATGTGGAGTTCGCCGACCAGATGGCCACCGCTGCGGCTTTGGCCCAGCAGGTGCCCAGCGTGGGCGCTGCGCTTCGCCGAGAGTTCGCGGTGGTGCTGCTGGACGAGTACCAGGACACCTCGGCGGCCCAGGCCAGCCTGTTGCGCAGCCTGTTCTCCGGCTCGGAGCCGGACCGCGGTCAGGGCCACCCGGTGACGGCCGTGGGCGACCCCTGCCAGGCGATCTACGGCTGGCGCGGAGCGGCGGCCAACAACATCCTCGACTTCGCCCGCCAGTTCCCGCGGTCGGACGGACGCCCGGCGGCCGCCTACGCGCTGACCGTGAACCGGCGTAGCGGCCAGGAAGTGCTGGACGCCGCCAACCACCTGGCCGCCACCGTTCGGGCTGATCCGGCGCTGGCCGCCCATGGGCTCAGCCTCGATCTGGTGGCCCCTGCCGACACGGCACCGGCCCGGGTCGAAGCCGAGTCGTTCCCGACCTGGCCGGACGAGGTGGCCGCGATCGCCGACCGAATCGTCCGGCTGCACGACACCGGCGCGGTGGCGAGTTGGTCACAGATCGCCGTGCTCGGTCGCCGCAACAGCCAGGTGGCCGCGGTGTATGCCGCCTTGGCCGAGCGGGATGTGCCGGCCGAGATCGTCGGCTTGGGTGGACTGCTCGAGCTACCGATCGTCTCCGAGGTGGTCGCGACCCTGGCCCTGCTGGACGACCCCGGGGCGAACCCGGCCGCGGTCCAGCTGCTCACTTCGCCGCGCTGGGCCATCGGGCTACCCGATCTGGCCGCGCTCGGACGGCGTGCCCAGGAGCTGGTCGGCCAGACCGAGGAGCGGCCCAGCCTGCTCGAAGCGGCCTCCGACCTGGGCGCCGGCCGGTTCAGCCCGGTGGCTCGGCAGCGGCTGGCCCGGTTCGCCCGGGAGTTCCAGAGCCTGCGCCGGCACGCCGCCGACCCCGTCCCCGAGCTGGTCACTCGAGTGATCGCCACCCTGGGCTCGGTGGTCGAGGCCGAGGTGGCCGTGCGCGGCGGCAGCCGGCCGCTGGCCCGGTTCGTCCAGGCGGTCAGCGACTACGCCGAGGTGGACGCCGAGGCCGGGCTGTCCGGCCTGCTGGCCTATCTCGACGCCGAGCGTGAGTACGGCACCGGGCTCGAGCAGGGCCTGGCCAGCCAGCCCGACGCGGTCCAGGTCCTGACCGTCCACAAGGCCAAGGGCCTGGAATGGGAGGTGGTCTTCGTCCCGGGACTGGCCACCGATGTGTTCCCCAGCGATCGGGTCAGCGGCAACTGGCTGCGCAACGCTGCCGTGTTGCCCTATCCGCTGCGTGGGGACGCCGTCTCGCTGCCGGAGCTGCGCAGCCTCGACCCGGCCGAGCTGAGCAGCTTCGGTGCGGCCCTGGGGGAGCAGCAGCGGTTGAGCGAGGATCGGCTGGCCTATGTGGCCGTCACCCGGGCCCGGCGGCTGCTGGTGGCCACCACCCACACCTGGGAAGGGACGTTGATCAAACCGCGGGCCGAATCGGACTACTTCGCGGCCATCACCGAGCATGCGCAGCGAGTGGAGCGCGCGGAAGTGACCGAGGACGCCAACCCGCTGCTGGCCGACGTGGCGCCGCGGCATTGGCCGGTGCTCGGCGATCCGGAACGGCTGCGGCTGCTGCGAGAGGCCGCGAACCCGGCGGACGAGCCGCAGCCGGGGCTGCTGTCGGTCGATGCGGCCGAGCGTGCCCGCAGTTGGCGGCAGGCGGCCGAACGCCTAGTGACGGCCGAGTTGGCCGAACGGGAGCAGGTCCGCCGGCAGGTGCCGGCCTATCTGTCGGTGACCGCGCTGGCCCGGCTGGTCAAGGATCCCGATGGGTTCGCCGCGCAGCTCAGCCGGCCGCTGCCCCGACTGGTCACCGAGGCGCAGCGCTGGGGGATCAGCTTCCATCGCTGGTTGGAGGGACGGTTCCGCGACCAGCTGCCGCTGGTCGACGACGTCGAGGATGCCGAGTTGGCCGGAGCCGAGTTCGAGCGGCAGCGGCAGGCATTCGAGGCCGGTCCCTACGGGGCGCTGCAGCCGCTGGCCGTGGAGCATCCGTTCACGCTGGTGCTGGGTGGTCGGCTGATCCGAGGCCGGATCGATGCGGTCTTCGCCCTGCCTGATGGACGCCACCAGGTGGTGGACTGGAAGACCGGCGGCGCGCGGACGTCCGACCCGCTGCAGCTGGCCTGCTACCGGCTGGCCTGGGCCGAGTTGAACGGGCTGGAGCCGGCCGATGTCGATGCGGTCTTCTATGACCTGCAGGACGGCTCGATCATCCGTCCGGAGGCTTTGGGTGGACGCGCTGAGCTGACGGCGTTGGCCGGTCGGTTCGCGGACTAG